One window of Catonella massiliensis genomic DNA carries:
- the hflK gene encoding FtsH protease activity modulator HflK, whose product MVFKKHNDKGSEDKIIDERFERNFNTGKKLIGFVVLGVVIAFTVFSSIYSVSEQEQAVITQFGKVVGVEGAGLHFKVPFIQESTRVNTTTQGMPIGYEESGTNDPNEDLSDYGDSMMITKDFNFVNIDFYLEYKVVNPEVYLFNTDEPLDTLRNLTKASIRSTISKYLVDEVMTTAKSKIQAEVKDRLIAEMQKVNLGIEVVNVSIQDAEPPTAEVVQAFKAVETAKQGAETAINNANKYQSEKLPSANADADKIIKEAEAYKENRIAEAEGQVARFSDTYKEYKKYPLITKKRMFYETLEEVLPSLDVIITDGKTQSIYPVDKFNN is encoded by the coding sequence ATGGTGTTTAAGAAACATAACGATAAAGGCAGTGAAGATAAAATCATAGATGAGCGCTTTGAGAGAAACTTCAATACCGGTAAGAAGCTAATCGGCTTTGTTGTGCTTGGTGTGGTGATTGCTTTCACTGTATTTTCAAGCATATACTCTGTGTCAGAGCAGGAACAGGCTGTAATCACGCAGTTTGGCAAGGTAGTCGGAGTTGAAGGTGCCGGGCTTCATTTTAAGGTCCCTTTTATACAGGAAAGCACAAGAGTAAATACGACTACCCAGGGTATGCCTATAGGCTATGAAGAGTCAGGTACCAATGATCCCAATGAGGATTTGTCGGACTACGGCGATAGTATGATGATTACCAAGGATTTTAACTTTGTAAACATAGATTTTTATCTTGAATACAAGGTGGTTAATCCGGAGGTGTACTTGTTTAATACCGATGAACCGCTTGATACCTTAAGGAATCTCACCAAGGCATCTATCCGTTCAACCATATCCAAATATCTTGTAGATGAGGTGATGACAACTGCCAAAAGCAAGATACAGGCTGAGGTTAAGGACAGGCTGATTGCTGAGATGCAAAAGGTTAACCTCGGTATAGAGGTGGTAAATGTATCCATACAGGATGCAGAGCCTCCTACAGCAGAGGTAGTACAGGCATTTAAGGCAGTTGAGACTGCGAAGCAGGGTGCAGAAACGGCTATAAATAATGCAAATAAATATCAGAGCGAAAAGCTTCCGTCAGCCAATGCTGATGCGGATAAGATAATAAAAGAAGCTGAGGCTTATAAGGAAAACCGTATTGCAGAGGCAGAGGGACAGGTAGCAAGATTTAGCGATACCTATAAGGAGTACAAGAAGTATCCTCTCATAACCAAGAAGCGTATGTTCTATGAGACTCTTGAAGAAGTCCTTCCTAGTCTGGATGTAATCATAACGGATGGAAAGACTCAGTCAATCTACCCGGTAGACAAGTTCAATAATTAG
- a CDS encoding Ig-like domain-containing protein, with protein MKNLIKKVALSVVVMLCLILSLSNDRIKLYAGEVLTKENVVEPKLNVTEVSLVTESQFNLKVYNLTENQKAYFKSSDDSIVSVSKSGKLSALKVGEATVTVTLKDKTAKEDTVFKCNVYVGPPAISIRLTLSEVTLEVGKRKTLQAILKPNTTAETGIFTSLDPDIVAVSSSGKVLAKKTGKTHIISKIANGKYDICTINVVEATDKATEKSE; from the coding sequence ATGAAAAATCTTATTAAAAAAGTCGCTCTGTCAGTCGTGGTTATGCTATGTTTGATTTTGTCCCTTAGCAATGACAGAATAAAACTGTATGCCGGGGAGGTACTGACAAAGGAGAACGTTGTAGAACCGAAGCTTAATGTTACAGAGGTTTCTCTTGTAACAGAGAGCCAGTTCAATTTGAAAGTCTACAATTTGACAGAGAATCAGAAGGCGTATTTTAAGTCAAGTGACGACAGCATTGTGAGTGTTTCTAAGTCAGGTAAACTTTCTGCACTTAAAGTGGGTGAGGCCACAGTTACTGTTACCCTTAAGGATAAGACAGCGAAAGAAGACACTGTATTTAAGTGTAATGTATATGTAGGTCCCCCTGCTATAAGTATAAGGCTCACTTTGAGCGAGGTTACGCTTGAGGTTGGCAAAAGAAAGACGCTACAGGCTATACTTAAGCCAAATACAACAGCGGAAACAGGAATATTCACAAGTCTTGACCCTGATATCGTTGCGGTAAGCTCCAGCGGTAAGGTGCTTGCTAAAAAGACAGGCAAGACTCATATCATTTCAAAAATTGCTAATGGCAAATATGATATCTGTACTATCAATGTAGTAGAAGCTACTGACAAAGCTACTGAAAAGAGTGAATAA
- a CDS encoding response regulator transcription factor, translating to MHNILIADDNADITQVLAAYTTKEGYNPIIAADGEEALRLFDETSPSAVLLDVMMPKIDGYEVCRKIREKSNVPIILVTARGEGFEKIMGLDIGADDYIVKPFSPSEVMARLRAVLRRMVTPETSANVTSENYIKIDNLEINLDEYSLSIGGKKLSLTKKEIETMWTLAENPNKVFTRDNLLDSLWGFDYFGDSRTVDSHIKRLRAKLDEVEHPNWCIKTIWGVGYKFDIESKG from the coding sequence ATGCATAATATTTTGATCGCAGATGATAATGCTGATATCACACAGGTACTTGCTGCCTATACTACCAAAGAGGGATACAACCCTATCATTGCAGCAGACGGAGAAGAGGCTCTAAGGCTGTTTGATGAAACCAGCCCTTCAGCTGTACTTCTTGACGTAATGATGCCTAAGATTGACGGCTATGAGGTCTGCCGTAAGATTCGTGAAAAATCAAATGTACCTATCATCCTTGTTACAGCCAGAGGAGAGGGCTTTGAGAAAATAATGGGACTTGACATAGGTGCAGATGACTATATAGTTAAGCCATTTAGTCCTAGCGAGGTTATGGCAAGGCTTAGGGCTGTACTTAGAAGGATGGTTACCCCTGAGACCTCAGCCAATGTAACCAGCGAGAATTATATAAAGATTGACAACCTTGAGATTAACCTTGACGAGTATTCTCTAAGCATTGGAGGCAAGAAGCTCTCCCTTACCAAGAAGGAAATAGAAACTATGTGGACCCTTGCTGAGAATCCTAACAAGGTATTTACAAGGGACAACCTCTTAGACAGCCTCTGGGGCTTTGACTACTTTGGAGACAGCCGTACTGTTGACTCACATATCAAGAGACTTAGGGCAAAGCTTGATGAAGTCGAGCATCCAAACTGGTGCATAAAGACCATCTGGGGTGTGGGCTATAAGTTTGATATTGAGTCCAAGGGTTAA